In one Pseudomonas sp. SCA2728.1_7 genomic region, the following are encoded:
- a CDS encoding delta-60 repeat domain-containing protein, which yields MNTQLKPENAGTLDPAFADAGKLHFPKDGLPDIQSAAVLALPDKKILVGFYPFALFGPATVACFHEDGTLNTGFGGGKGFVDIVLENATMAHVVGLYLLQDGAWMLQGTYQQEGYVEGIALVRCHPDGQQDQSYGEKGVRYLPFDQMDKPESGATGNAKSASRHWKRAFATGAAAGSGKSMVQQSDGKMVVAFYLYNDESEKWRGIVLRLNADGTRDKTFNDHGFALIDFDNSSNHALGVAVQSDGKILVCGRYHDDTPGLQGGYLVRLDAFGHIDSTFNGGEVFKLKTRWEEFNAVSVRESDGLIVVAGAAAPMGVVQGALVVLNANGRPNLVFNKGKPLYSPLLEAGVHWKNCVVQTDGSIVVAGNGSGGMINGGDRCVVARFLAGGSLDQAFNETGFAVFTDEEKTCYYKSMSVMEDGRIIACGYHELDPWDGLVVGGWVICYLV from the coding sequence ATGAACACGCAGTTGAAACCTGAAAACGCAGGAACGCTTGATCCGGCTTTCGCCGATGCCGGGAAATTGCACTTTCCGAAAGATGGATTGCCTGATATCCAATCAGCAGCTGTATTGGCATTGCCTGACAAAAAAATTCTAGTTGGATTTTACCCGTTTGCATTATTCGGGCCGGCCACGGTTGCCTGCTTTCACGAAGACGGAACACTGAACACTGGATTCGGCGGGGGAAAGGGTTTTGTAGACATCGTCTTGGAAAACGCAACCATGGCGCATGTTGTCGGGCTCTACCTATTGCAAGACGGCGCGTGGATGTTGCAGGGCACTTATCAGCAAGAAGGCTACGTAGAGGGCATCGCGCTCGTGCGCTGTCACCCTGATGGCCAGCAAGATCAGTCCTACGGTGAAAAAGGTGTTCGTTACCTTCCTTTTGATCAAATGGACAAACCTGAATCGGGTGCAACCGGCAACGCGAAGTCAGCCTCGCGACATTGGAAAAGAGCCTTTGCTACGGGGGCGGCTGCGGGCTCCGGCAAGTCCATGGTTCAGCAATCCGACGGCAAAATGGTCGTGGCCTTCTATCTCTATAACGATGAGTCCGAAAAGTGGCGTGGCATCGTGCTGCGACTGAACGCGGACGGCACTCGCGACAAGACGTTCAACGATCACGGATTCGCACTGATCGACTTCGATAACAGTTCCAATCATGCCTTGGGTGTTGCCGTTCAGTCAGACGGGAAGATCCTTGTCTGTGGCCGATACCATGACGATACGCCGGGACTTCAGGGTGGCTATCTAGTGCGTTTGGATGCGTTCGGGCATATCGATAGCACCTTCAACGGCGGAGAGGTTTTCAAGCTGAAAACTCGCTGGGAGGAGTTCAACGCTGTATCGGTCAGAGAAAGCGATGGCCTCATTGTTGTCGCTGGTGCCGCTGCCCCGATGGGCGTCGTTCAAGGAGCGCTGGTCGTGTTGAACGCCAATGGCAGGCCCAACCTGGTTTTTAACAAAGGGAAGCCTTTGTACTCGCCATTGCTGGAGGCGGGTGTTCACTGGAAAAACTGCGTGGTTCAGACCGATGGGTCGATTGTCGTCGCTGGGAACGGCAGCGGTGGAATGATCAACGGTGGCGATCGATGCGTGGTTGCTCGTTTTCTGGCTGGCGGTTCTCTGGACCAGGCATTCAATGAAACAGGGTTTGCCGTTTTCACTGATGAAGAGAAGACGTGTTATTACAAAAGCATGAGTGTGATGGAGGATGGACGAATCATTGCTTGTGGTTACCACGAACTTGATCCTTGGGATGGACTTGTGGTCGGGGGCTGGGTGATCTGCTATCTGGTTTGA
- a CDS encoding (2Fe-2S)-binding protein, which translates to MHCQERTFDIQPLAQADMTVHINGQAVSAAIGETVLSVIQSLGVRQIARNDHDQITGAYCGMGVCQCCLVKINGRHKRRACQTVVRDGMRIETQVNRITAQEVVV; encoded by the coding sequence ATGCACTGCCAAGAAAGAACCTTCGATATCCAGCCGTTGGCGCAGGCGGACATGACCGTCCACATCAACGGTCAAGCGGTCAGCGCCGCCATCGGCGAAACCGTCCTTAGCGTTATTCAATCACTCGGCGTACGCCAGATTGCCCGCAACGATCACGACCAGATTACCGGCGCCTATTGCGGCATGGGCGTGTGTCAGTGCTGCCTGGTGAAAATCAATGGCCGACACAAACGCCGTGCCTGCCAGACCGTGGTACGTGACGGCATGCGCATCGAAACCCAGGTCAACCGCATCACCGCGCAGGAGGTGGTTGTATGA
- the hcnB gene encoding cyanide-forming glycine dehydrogenase subunit HcnB gives MSLQPVIVGGGPAGMAAAIELARHGVRCTLLEEASRLGGVVYRGPLRDGVQLDYLGPRYSEALGKLHGDFQEQAGLIDVRLNHRVVGAEGTRALVVLDGDEQLHEIEYPQLLLAAGCHERSVPFPGWTLPGVIMLGGLQLQIKSGVVKPQGPVIIAGTGPLLPLVATQLHAAGVSVAGVYEACAFGKIARESLALLNKPQLFLDGLSMLAYLKLHGIPMNYGWGVVEAHGEGELKSVSVAPYSATWEPDMSRVERFEAKTLAVGYGFIPRTQLSQQMGLDHGFSDDGYLRANANVWQQSNEPHVHLAGDMGGIRGGEAAMLAGKIAATSILLQRGVLEEELARVRRDRYLSKLKAIVRFRAAVDRYTERGVGQTALPAADTVICRCEHATRADIDLALEQGVQDIASLKMRTRVSMGDCQGRMCVGYCSDRLRQATGRKDVGWLRPRFPIDPIPFSAFQSVGTEAAAHE, from the coding sequence ATGAGCCTGCAACCGGTGATCGTCGGCGGCGGCCCGGCGGGGATGGCAGCGGCCATCGAACTGGCGCGCCACGGCGTGCGCTGCACCTTGCTCGAAGAAGCTTCGCGCCTCGGCGGCGTGGTCTATCGCGGGCCGCTGCGAGATGGCGTGCAACTGGATTATCTCGGCCCGCGTTACTCCGAAGCACTGGGCAAATTGCACGGTGATTTTCAGGAGCAGGCCGGGTTGATCGACGTGCGCCTCAACCATCGCGTGGTCGGCGCCGAAGGCACCCGCGCCTTGGTGGTGCTGGATGGCGACGAGCAATTGCACGAGATCGAGTATCCGCAATTGCTCCTGGCTGCCGGTTGCCATGAACGCAGCGTGCCGTTTCCGGGCTGGACCTTGCCGGGGGTGATCATGCTCGGCGGTCTGCAACTGCAAATCAAAAGTGGTGTGGTCAAACCGCAGGGTCCGGTGATCATCGCCGGCACCGGGCCGTTGCTGCCGTTGGTGGCGACGCAACTGCATGCCGCAGGCGTCAGCGTCGCGGGCGTGTATGAGGCTTGCGCGTTCGGCAAGATTGCCCGCGAAAGTCTGGCGCTGCTGAACAAGCCGCAGCTGTTTCTCGACGGTTTGAGCATGCTCGCCTACCTGAAACTGCACGGCATCCCGATGAACTACGGTTGGGGCGTGGTCGAGGCGCACGGCGAGGGCGAACTGAAGAGCGTCAGCGTCGCGCCGTACTCGGCCACCTGGGAACCGGACATGAGCCGCGTCGAACGTTTCGAAGCCAAGACTCTGGCGGTCGGTTACGGTTTTATTCCGCGCACGCAACTGAGCCAGCAGATGGGCCTGGATCATGGCTTCAGTGACGACGGTTATCTGCGCGCCAACGCGAACGTCTGGCAGCAAAGCAACGAACCTCACGTGCATCTGGCCGGCGACATGGGCGGGATTCGCGGCGGTGAGGCGGCGATGCTCGCCGGCAAGATCGCCGCAACCTCGATTCTCCTGCAACGTGGTGTCCTCGAGGAGGAATTGGCGCGTGTGCGCCGCGACCGCTACTTGAGCAAACTCAAAGCCATCGTGCGTTTCCGCGCTGCCGTGGATCGCTACACCGAACGCGGCGTTGGCCAGACTGCATTGCCGGCCGCTGACACGGTGATCTGCCGTTGCGAGCACGCCACCCGAGCCGACATCGACCTGGCGCTGGAGCAGGGCGTGCAAGACATCGCCAGCCTGAAAATGCGCACCCGCGTGAGCATGGGCGATTGCCAGGGACGGATGTGCGTCGGCTACTGCAGCGACCGCCTGCGTCAAGCGACCGGACGCAAGGACGTCGGTTGGCTGCGCCCGCGTTTTCCGATTGATCCGATTCCTTTTTCCGCGTTCCAGTCCGTCGGCACGGAGGCCGCTGCCCATGAGTAA